One Nitrospinota bacterium genomic window, CTATACTGGCTGCCTCAAGAGGCGCTCTTCCTGAATAATATTTTTTAGGATCATATCCAAGTATCGAAAGATTTGCCACATCACTCCCTAGAGGCAAACCCTTAGGGATTGGGCATACAGAACCTGTTAAACCATTCTTTGCTATAAAGTCCATATTCGGTGTCTTTGCTACCTGCAGGGGTGTCCTCTTCCCTAATTCTGGAATAGGAAAATCTGCCATTCCATCCCCTAAAAGAACAATAAATTTCAAATCGCTCTCCTATAATCCTAATTTCTCAACAATAACATCTATCTCAGCAGGGCTTACCTCTGGTTTCTGACACACTTTGATAGCTACATCAGGGTCTTTAAGACCATGACCTGTCAGGGTACAAACTATTGTATCCCCCTTTTTGAAAAAATTCTTCTCATTATAATTGATGACCCCTGCTATGGTTGCAGCTGAAGCAGGTTCACAAAATACCCCCTCCATAGAAGAAAGCAGGTAATAGGCTTTTAAAATTTCATCATCTGAAACCATATCAATCAATCCCTTTGATTCTTGAGCTGCAGCTTCTGCCGTTTTCCAGCTCGCTGGATTACCTATTCGAATGGCAGTAGCAATCGTCTCAGGATTTTCAATAATCCTTCCTCGAACTATAGGAGCAGAACCTTCTGCCTGAAACCCTAACATCCTTGGCAAAGAATTGATAAGCCCTTTTTGGTTATATTCTTTATACCCCTTCCAGTAGGCAGTGATATTGCCTGCATTCCCTACAGGAAGAACATGATATGTAGGGGGGTTTCGGTCGAGCTGGTCGCATAC contains:
- the thrC gene encoding threonine synthase, encoding NPTASFKDRGMTMAVSKALEEGSKAVICASTGNTSASAASYAARAGIEAIIIIPHGKIALGKLSQAIIHGAKVIQIEGNFDDALKIVKQISNQYPVTLVNSINPYRIEGQKTAAFEVCDQLDRNPPTYHVLPVGNAGNITAYWKGYKEYNQKGLINSLPRMLGFQAEGSAPIVRGRIIENPETIATAIRIGNPASWKTAEAAAQESKGLIDMVSDDEILKAYYLLSSMEGVFCEPASAATIAGVINYNEKNFFKKGDTIVCTLTGHGLKDPDVAIKVCQKPEVSPAEIDVIVEKLGL